A region from the Sphaerodactylus townsendi isolate TG3544 linkage group LG01, MPM_Stown_v2.3, whole genome shotgun sequence genome encodes:
- the LOC125436387 gene encoding protein S100-A6-like: MASRIDMALGTLVAAFHDYAKKHNDGTTINKKELKELIEKEVSLGQKVNDKEIQGLMGDLDRNGDEKLDFKEYLTLLGRLAVHYNEGLKGAH; this comes from the exons ATGGCATCCCGCATCGACATGGCTCTTGGTACCCTAGTTGCTGCTTTTCACGACTATGCGAAGAAACACAATGACGGGACCACCATCAACAAGAAGGAGTTGAAGGAACTGATTGAGAAGGAGGTGTCCCTTGGACAG AAAGTCAATGATAAAGAGATTCAAGGTCTGATGGGTGATCTGGATCGCAACGGAGACGAGAAGCTGGACTTCAAGGAATATCTGACCCTCCTGGGTCGTTTGGCAGTGCATTACAATGAGGGACTGAAAGGCGCCCACTGA
- the S100A5 gene encoding protein S100-A5 → METPLEKALATLVYTFHKYSGKEGDKLTLSKMELKELVKKELALGEKMKDGGIDKLMGTLDKNKDDEIDFKEYTGFLSALCMTYNDFFQKDAK, encoded by the exons ATGGAGACCCCCCTGGAGAAAGCTCTGGCCACCTTGGTGTACACTTTCCACAAGTACTCTGGGAAGGAAGGCGACAAGTTGACTCTCAGCAAGATGGAGTTGAAGGAACTGGTGAAGAAGGAGCTTGCTCTGGGGGAG AAGATGAAAGACGGCGGGATAGACAAGCTTATGGGGACCTTGGACAAGAACAAGGATGACGAGATTGACTTCAAGGAGTATACCGGCTTCCTCTCTGCCCTCTGTATGACCTACAATGATTTCTTCCAGAAGGATGCCAAATAG